Proteins encoded by one window of Nyctibius grandis isolate bNycGra1 chromosome 15, bNycGra1.pri, whole genome shotgun sequence:
- the LOC137670444 gene encoding myosin heavy chain, skeletal muscle, adult-like → MASADSEMAVFGAAAPYLRKSEKERIEAQNKPFDAKTSVFVVHAKESFVKGTIQSKESGKVTVKTEGGETLTVKEDQIFSMNPPKYDKIEDMAMMTHLHEPAVLYNLKERYAAWMIYTYSGLFCVTVNPYKWLPVYNPEVVLAYRGKKRQEAPPHIFSISDNAYQFMLTDRENQSILITGESGAGKTVNTKRVIQYFATIAASGDKKKEEQSGKMQGTLEDQIISANPLLEAFGNAKTVRNDNSSRFGKFIRIHFGATGKLASADIETYLLEKSRVTFQLKAERSYHIFYQIMSNKKPELIDMLLITTNPYDYHFVSQGEITVASINDQEELMATDSAIDILGFTADEKTAIYKLTGAVMHYGNLKFKQKQREEQAEPDGTEVADKAAYLMGLNSADLLKALCYPRVKVGNEYVTKGQTVQQVNNSVGALAKAVYEKMFLWMVVRINQQLDTKQPRQYFIGVLDIAGFEIFDFNSLEQLCINFTNEKLQQFFNHHMFVLEQEEYKKEGIEWTFIDFGMDLAACIELIEKPMGIFSILEEECMFPKATDTSFKNKLYDQHLGKSNNFQKPKPAKGKAEAHFSLVHYAGTVDYNISGWLEKNKDPLNETVIGLYQKSSVKTLALLFASYGGAETEASGGGAGGGKKGGKKKGSSFQTVSALFRENLNKLMTNLRSTHPHFVRCIIPNETKTPGAMEHELVLHQLRCNGVLEGIRICRKGFPSRVLYADFKQRYKVLNASAIPEGQFIDSKKASEKLLGSIDVDHTQYKFGHTKVFFKAGLLGLLEEMRDEKLAQLITRTQARCRGFLMRVEYQRMVERRESIFCIQYNVRAFMNVKHWPWMKLFFKIKPLLKSAESEKEMANMKEEFEKTKEELAKSEAKRKELEEKMVKLVQEKNDLQLQVQAEADALADAEERCDQLIKTKIQLEAKVKEVTERAEDEEEINAELTAKKRKLEDECSELKKDIDDLELTLAKVEKEKHATENKVKNLTEEMAALDETIAKLTKEKKALQEAHQQTLDDLQAEEDKVNTLTKAKTKLEQQVDDLEGSLEQEKKLRMDLERAKRKLEGDLKLAHDSIMDLENDKQQLDEKLKKKDFEISQIQSKIEDEQALGIQLQKKIKELQARIEELEEEIEAERTSRAKAEKHRADLSRELEEISERLEEAGGATAAQTEINKKREAEFQKMRRDLEEATLQHEATAAALRKKHADSTAELGEQIDNLQRVKQKLEKEKSELKMEIDDLASNTESVSKAKANLEKMCRTLEDQLSEIKAKEEEQQRKINDLNAQRARLQTESGEYSRQVEEKDALISQLSRGKQAFTQQIEELKRHLEEEIKAKNALAHALQSARHDCDLLREQYEEEQEAKGELQRALSKANSEVAQWRTKYETDAIQRTEELEEAKKKLAQRLQDAEEHVEAVNAKCASLEKTKQRLQNEVEDLMIDVERSNAACAALDKKQKNFDKILAEWKQKYEETQAELEASQKESRSLSTELFKMKNAYEESLDHLETLKRENKNLQQEISDLTEQIAEGGKAIHELEKVKKQIEQEKSEIQAALEEAEASLEHEEGKILRLQLELNQVKSEIDRKIAEKDEEIDQMKRNHLRVVESMQSTLDAEIRSRNEALRLKKKMEGDLNEMEIQLSHANRVSAEAQKNLRNTQAVLKDTQIHLDDALRTQEDLKEQVAMVERRANLLQAEIEELRAALEQTERSRKVAEQELMDASERVQLLHTQNTSLINTKKKLETDIAQIQGEMEDTIQEARNAEEKAKKAITDAAMMAEELKKEQDTSAHLERMKKNLDQTVKDLQHRLDEAEQLALKGGKKQIQKLEARVRELEGEVDAEQKRSAEAVKGVRKYERRVKELTYQSEEDRKNILRLQELVDKLQMKVKSYKRQAEEAEELSNVNLSKFRKIQHELEEAEERADIAESQVNKLRAKSREFHGKNIEEEE, encoded by the exons ATGGCTTCTGCAGACTCTGAGATGGCTGTTTTTGGGGCGGCAGCTCCTTACCTCCGAAAGTCAGAAAAGGAGAGAATCGAGGCCCAGAACAAGCCTTTTGATGCCAAGACTTCAGTCTTTGTGGTCCATGCAAAGGAATCCTTTGTGAAAGGGACAATCCAGAGCAAAGAATCAGGGAAGGTCACTGTCAAGACTGAAGGTGGAGAG ACTCTGACCGTGAAGGAAGATCAAATCTTCTCCATGAACCCTCCCAAGTACGATAAAATCGAGGACATGGCCATGATGACCCACCTCCATGAACCTGCTGTGCTGTACAACCTCAAAGAGCGTTATGCAGCCTGGATGATCTAC ACCTACTCGGGTCTCTTCTGTGTCACTGTCAACCCCTACAAGTGGCTGCCAGTGTACAACCCGGAGGTGGTGTTGGCCTACCGAGGCAAGAAGCGCCAGGAGGCCCCTCCACACATCTTCTCCATCTCCGACAATGCCTATCAGTTCATGCTGACTG ATCGCGAGAACCAGTCGATCCTGATCAC CGGAGAATCCGGTGCAGGGAAGACTGTGAACACAAAGCGTGTCATCCAGTACTTTGCAACAATTGCAGCGAGCGGGGATaagaagaaagaggagcagTCTGGCAAAATGCAG GGAACGCTTGAGGATCAAATCATCAGCGCCAACCCACTGCTGGAGGCATTTGGAAATGCCAAGACCGTGAGGAATGACAACTCCTCACGCTTT GGCAAATTCATCAGAATTCACTTCGGTGCCACAGGAAAACTAGCTTCTGCTGATATTGAAACAT ATCTGCTGGAGAAGTCCAGAGTCACTTTCCAGctcaaagcagaaagaagctACCACATATTTTATCAGATCATGTCCAACAAGAAGCCAGAGCTAATTG ACATGCTTCTCATTACCACCAACCCCTATGACTATCATTTTGTGAGTCAAGGTGAGATCACTGTTGCCAGCATTAATGACCAGGAGGAGCTCATGGCTACAGAT AGTGCCATTGACATCCTGGGCTTCACGGCTGATGAAAAAACAGCCATTTACAAGCTGACAGGAGCTGTCATGCACTACGGCAACTTGAAGTTcaagcagaaacaaagagaggagcaggcagagccagATGGCACAGAAG TCGCTGACAAAGCTGCCTACTTGATGGGTCTGAACTCAGCAGACCTGCTCAAGGCCCTCTGCTACCCCCGAGTCAAGGTTGGGAATGAATATGTGACAAAGGGTCAAACAGTGCAGCAG GTGAACAATTCAGTGGGTGCTCTGGCAAAGGCTGTCTATGAGAAGATGTTCCTGTGGATGGTTGTTCGCATCAACCAACAGCTGGATACGAAGCAGCCCAGACAGTATTTCATTGGTGTCTTGGATATTGCTGGTTTTGAGATCTTTGAT TTCAACAGCCTGGAGCAGCTGTGCATCAACTTTACCAACGAGAAACTGCAACAGTTCTTCAACCACCACATGTTTGTGCTGGAGCAAGAGGAGTATAAGAAGGAAGGAATTGAATGGACATTCATTGACTTTGGAATGGACCTGGCTGCCTGCATTGAGCTGATTGAGAAG CCCATGGGCATCTTCTCCATCCTGGAAGAGGAGTGCATGTTTCCCAAGGCAACTGACACCTCTTTCAAGAACAAGCTCTATGATCAGCATCTGGGCAAGTCCAACAACTTCCAGAAGCCCAAGCCTGCCAAAGGCAAGGCTGAGGCCCATTTCTCCCTGGTGCACTATGCTGGTACAGTAGACTACAACATCTCTGGCTGGCTTGAGAAGAACAAAGACCCCCTGAATGAAACTGTCATTGGGTTGTACCAGAAATCATCTGTGAAGACACTGGCTTTACTTTTTGCCTCCTATGGTGGAGCAGAAACAG aggctagtggtggtggtgctggtggtggaaAGAAGGGTGGCAAGAAGAAGGGTTCTTCTTTCCAGACTGTCTCGGCTCTTTTCCGG GAGAACTTAAACAAGCTGATGACCAATCTACGCAGCACTCACCCCCATTTTGTCCGTTGCATCAtcccaaatgaaacaaaaacaccTG GTGCCATGGAGCATGAACTGGTGCTTCACCAGCTGCGATGTAACGGCGTGCTGGAAGGCATCAGAATTTGCAGGAAAGGTTTCCCCAGCAGAGTTCTCTATGCTGATTTCAAACAGAG ATACAAGGTGCTTAATGCCAGTGCTATCCCAGAGGGACAGTTCATTGATAGCAAGAAGGCTTCTGAGAAGCTTCTTGGGTCAATTGATGTGGACCACACCCAGTACAAATTTGGCCACACCAAG GTGTTCTTCAAAGCTGGGCTGCTGGGACTCCTGGAGGAGATGAGGGATGAGAAGCTGGCACAGCTCATCACCCGTACACAGGCCAGGTGCAGGGGCTTCCTGATGAGAGTGGAGTACCAGAGAATGGTGGAGAGGAG GGAGTCCATCTTCTGCATCCAGTACAATGTTCGTGCATTCATGAATGTCAAACATTGGCCTTGGATGAAGCTGTTCTTCAAGATCAAGCCCTTGCTGAAGAGTGCAGAATCTGAGAAGGAGATGGCCAACATGAAGGAAGAGTTTGAGAAAACCAAGGAAGAGCTTGCAAAGTCTGAGGCAAagaggaaggagctggaggagaaaatggTGAAACTggtgcaggagaaaaatgatcTGCAGCTCCAAGTGCAGGCT GAAGCTGATGCTTTGGCTGATGCTGAGGAAAGGTGTGACCAGCTCATCAAAACTAAAATCCAGCTGGAAGCCAAAGTAAAGGAGGTGACTGAAAGGgctgaagatgaagaagaaattaatgctGAGCTGACAGccaagaagagaaaactggagGATGAATGttcagagctgaagaaagatATTGATGACCTGGAGTTAACGTTGGCCAaagtggagaaggaaaaacacgCCACTGAAAACAAG GTGAAAAACCTCACAGAGGAGATGGCAGCCCTGGATGAGACCATTGCCAAGctgacaaaagagaagaaagcccTCCAAGAGGCTCATCAGCAGACACTGGATGACCTGCAGGCAGAAGAGGACAAAGTCAACACGCTGACCAAAGCTAAAAccaagctggagcagcaagTGGATGAT CTGGAAGGATCCCTGGAGCAAGAGAAGAAACTGCGCATGGACCTTGAGAGAGCTAAGAGGAAACTCGAAGGAGACCTGAAACTGGCCCATGACAGCATAATGGATTTGGAAAATGATaagcagcagctggatgagAAACTGAAGAA GAAAGACTTTGAAATCAGCCAGATCCAGAGCAAAATCGAGGATGAGCAAGCCCTGGGCATCCAGTTACAGAAGAAGATCAAGGAGCTGCAg GCTCGTATTGAGGAACTGGAGGAGGAAATTGAGGCAGAGCGAACCTCTCGggcaaaagcagagaagcatCGGGCTGACCTCTCGAGGGAGCTAGAGGAGATCAGCGAGCGCCTGGAAGAAGCAGGAGGGGCCACTGCCGCTCAGACTGAGATAAACAAGAAGCGTGAGGCAGAATTTCAGAAGATGCGTCGCGACCTCGAAGAGGCCACGCTGCAGCATGAAGCCACGGCTGCCGCCCTGCGGAAGAAGCACGCGGACAGCACAGCTGAGCTTGGGGAGCAGATCGACAACCTGCAACGAGTGaagcagaagctggagaaggagaagagtgagCTGAAGATGGAGATTGATGACTTGGCCAGTAACACGGAGTCTGTCTCCAAAGCCAAG GCAAATCTGGAGAAGATGTGCCGCACACTCGAAGACCAGTTGAGTGAGATTAAGGCAAaggaagaagagcagcagcGCAAGATCAATGACCTCAATGCCCAAAGAGCTCGTCTACAGACAGAATCAG GTGAATATTCGCgccaggtggaggagaaagATGCTCTGATTTCTCAGCTGTCAAGAGGCAAGCAGGCATTCACCCAACAGATTGAGGAACTCAAGAGGCACTTAGAGGAAGAGATAAAG GCAAAGAACGCCCTGGCTCACGCTTTGCAGTCGGCTCGCCACGACTGTGACCTGCTCCGGGAACAATatgaggaggagcaggaagcCAAAGGGGAGCTGCAACGTGCCTTGTCCAAGGCCAACAGCGAAGTGGCCCAGTGGAGAACCAAATACGAGACGGATGCTATTCAGCGCacggaggagctggaggaggccaA GAAGAAGCTGGCACAGCGCCTGCAGGATGCAGAGGAACATGTTGAAGCCGTCAATGCCAAATGTGCTTCCCtggaaaagacaaagcagaggctgcagaaTGAAGTGGAGGACTTGATGATTGACGTGGAGCGATCGAATGCTGCCTGCGCAGCTCTGGATAAGAAGCAGAAGAACTTTGACAAG ATCCTGGCAGAATGGAAGCAGAAGTATGAGGAAACGCAGGCTGAGCTGGAAGCCTCCCAGAAGGAGTCTCGCTCTCTCAGCACGGAGCTGTTTAAGATGAAGAACGCCTATGAGGAGTCCTTGGACCACCTGGAAACACTGAAGCGTGAGAACAAGAACTTGCAGC AAGAGATTTCTGACCTCACAGAACAGATTGCCGAGGGAGGAAAGGCAATTcatgagctggagaaagtcAAGAAGCAGATTGAGCAGGAGAAATCTGAAATCCAGGCTGCCTTGGAGGAAGCTGAG GCCTCCCTAGAACATGAAGAGGGGAAGATCCTGCGCCTGCAGCTTGAGCTCAACCAGGTGAAGTCTGAGATTGACAGGAAGATAGCAGAGAAAGATGAGGAGATCGACCAGATGAAGAGAAACCACCTCCGAGTTGTGGAGTCCATGCAGAGCACCCTAGACGCTGAGATCAGGAGCAGGAATGAAGCCCTGCGGCTGAAGAAGAAGATGGAAGGAGACCTGAATGAAATGGAGATCCAGCTAAGCCATGCCAACCGTGTGTCTGCAGAGGCACAAAAGAACCTGAGAAACACACAGGCAGTGCTCAAG GATACCCAGATACACTTGGATGATGCTCTCAGGACACAGGAGGACCTGAAGGAGCAGGTGGCCATGGTGGAGCGCAGAGCAAACCTGTTGCAGGCTGAAATTGAGGAGCTACGGGCAGCCCTGGAGCAGACAGAGAGGTCAAGGAAAGTGGCTGAGCAGGAACTGATGGATGCAAGTGAGAGAGTTCAGCTCCTCCACACTCAG AACACCAGCTTGATCAACACCAAGAAGAAGCTGGAAACAGACATTGCCCAAATTCAAGGTGAAATGGAGGATACGATCCAGGAAGCCCGCAATGCTGAAGAGAAGGCCAAGAAGGCCATCACAGAT GCAGCCATGATggcagaagagctgaagaaggAGCAGGACACCAGCGCCCACCTGGAGAGGATGAAGAAGAACCTGGACCAGACAGTGAAGGACCTGCAGCACCGTCTGGATGAAGCCGAGCAGTTGGCACTGAAGGGAGGCAAGAAGCAAATTCAGAAGCTGGAGGCCAGA GTGCGGGAGCTGGAAGGGGAGGTTGATGCTGAGCAGAAGCGCAGCGCTGAAGCCGTGAAGGGTGTGCGCAAGTACGAGAGGAGGGTGAAGGAGCTGACCTACCAG TCTGAGGAAGACCGAAAGAATATTCTTAGGCTGCAGGAACTGGTGGACAAGCTGCAAATGAAGGTGAAATCCTACAAGAGACAAGCTGAGGAGGCT gaggagctgtccAATGTCAACCTCTCCAAATTCCGCAAGATCCAGCACGAACTGGAGGAAGCTGAGGAGCGGGCTGACATTGCAGAGTCGCAGGTCAACAAGCTCCGAGCGAAAAGCCGAGAATTTCATGGCAAGAATATAGAAGAGGAAGAGTGA